One Streptomyces sp. R28 DNA window includes the following coding sequences:
- a CDS encoding YihY/virulence factor BrkB family protein — translation MTRLLKSRHKDHRARRSPPTPPATDRPEQGAAGAETSQEHFGPDPQVEQRAPDTPSELPRRSWRAVLKGTLREFKDDELTDRAAALTYYSVLSLFPAMLVLVSLLGLVGRSATDKVLDNINQLAPGSARDILTRAVEQLQGNGGLGSVMAVVGLVLAVWSASGYVAAFIRTANAVYDMPEGRPVWKVLPIRLAVTVVLMVLAVISALIVVFTGALARQVGSTLGIGDTALTVWAIAKWPVLAVLVTTMIAILYWATPNAKVRGFRWITPGSFLALLIWLIASVGFAFYVANFASYNRTYGTMAGVIVFLIWLWVGNLAILLGLEFDAEAVRQRAIAGGHPPDEEPYTPPRDTRAWDEQDRPRLRGP, via the coding sequence ATGACTCGGCTTCTCAAATCCAGGCACAAAGATCACCGGGCGCGACGCAGTCCCCCTACGCCACCGGCCACCGACCGGCCAGAGCAGGGCGCAGCCGGGGCGGAGACCTCGCAGGAGCACTTCGGGCCCGACCCGCAGGTGGAGCAGCGGGCGCCCGACACGCCGTCCGAGCTGCCGCGACGATCGTGGCGGGCGGTGCTGAAGGGCACCCTGCGGGAGTTCAAGGACGACGAGCTCACCGACCGCGCGGCGGCCCTGACCTACTACAGCGTGCTCTCGCTCTTCCCGGCCATGCTGGTGCTGGTGTCCCTGCTCGGGCTGGTCGGCAGGTCGGCCACCGACAAGGTCCTGGACAACATCAACCAGCTCGCCCCCGGCTCGGCCCGGGACATCCTCACGCGTGCGGTCGAGCAGTTGCAGGGCAACGGCGGTCTCGGCTCCGTCATGGCCGTCGTCGGTCTCGTCCTGGCGGTGTGGTCGGCCTCCGGCTATGTCGCGGCCTTCATCCGCACCGCCAACGCGGTCTACGACATGCCCGAGGGGCGCCCGGTGTGGAAGGTCCTCCCGATCCGGCTCGCGGTGACCGTCGTGCTCATGGTGCTGGCCGTGATCAGCGCGCTGATCGTCGTCTTCACCGGCGCGCTGGCCCGCCAGGTCGGCTCCACGCTGGGCATCGGGGACACGGCCCTGACGGTCTGGGCCATCGCCAAGTGGCCCGTCCTGGCCGTCCTGGTGACCACCATGATCGCGATCCTGTACTGGGCGACCCCGAACGCCAAGGTGCGCGGCTTCAGGTGGATCACGCCGGGCAGCTTCCTCGCCCTGCTGATCTGGCTGATCGCCTCCGTGGGCTTCGCGTTCTACGTCGCCAACTTCGCCTCGTACAACAGGACCTACGGCACCATGGCGGGCGTGATCGTCTTCCTGATCTGGCTGTGGGTCGGCAACCTGGCCATTCTGCTCGGCCTGGAGTTCGACGCGGAGGCCGTACGACAGCGCGCGATCGCCGGCGGTCACCCACCCGACGAGGAGCCGTACACGCCGCCGCGCGACACC
- a CDS encoding alanine--tRNA ligase-related protein, protein MNTDQIVRTFTDYFRERGHEIVTGGTLLPSPADPVLFTTSGMHPLTPYLEGRPHPQGRRLISLQRCLRTTDLDEVADRTHLTVFEMLGSWSLGDYGHEQSLRWGYELLRDGFGIPPGRMYVTVFGGDDEVGPDTESLVTWRELGLPVEPTRDENWWSHDPVGLCGPDSEIFVWTGDPGTPPQDTPTTDLRWVEVWNHVSMRYRRHDDGSLQPLQRPSIDTGMGLERLVTVLQGHNSVYDSDLFEPWRRLLPPLWNLDETSTRLVCDHLRSAIVVIGDGVRPSNTGRGYVLRRLVRRVLTTLWRSDPSRTLSGLPDELLGHTLDHFRQPLGTGPVREVLVDEERRFGRLLERGRRVLGRPEFNGPLSEEDYHYLHDTHGLPRELVTTLRTP, encoded by the coding sequence ATGAACACCGACCAGATCGTCCGCACCTTCACCGACTACTTCCGCGAGCGCGGACACGAGATCGTCACCGGTGGCACACTCCTGCCCTCGCCCGCCGACCCCGTGCTGTTCACCACCTCGGGCATGCACCCGCTCACGCCCTACCTCGAAGGCCGCCCCCACCCACAGGGCCGGCGCCTGATCAGCCTCCAGCGCTGTCTGCGCACCACCGACCTCGACGAGGTCGCCGACCGCACCCATCTGACGGTGTTCGAGATGCTCGGCTCCTGGTCGCTGGGCGACTACGGCCATGAGCAGAGCCTGCGTTGGGGCTACGAGCTGCTGCGCGACGGCTTCGGCATCCCGCCCGGGCGCATGTACGTCACCGTCTTCGGCGGCGACGACGAGGTCGGCCCCGACACCGAATCGCTGGTCACCTGGCGGGAGTTGGGCCTTCCCGTGGAGCCGACCAGGGACGAGAACTGGTGGTCCCACGACCCCGTCGGCCTGTGCGGTCCCGACTCGGAGATCTTCGTATGGACCGGCGACCCCGGGACCCCACCACAGGACACCCCCACCACCGACCTGCGGTGGGTCGAGGTCTGGAACCACGTCAGCATGCGCTACCGCCGCCACGACGACGGCAGCCTCCAGCCCCTCCAACGGCCCAGTATCGACACGGGTATGGGACTGGAACGACTCGTCACGGTCCTGCAGGGCCACAACTCCGTCTACGACAGCGACCTGTTCGAACCCTGGAGGAGGCTCCTGCCGCCGCTGTGGAACCTGGACGAGACCTCGACCCGGCTGGTCTGCGACCACCTGCGCTCCGCCATCGTCGTCATCGGCGACGGCGTACGGCCGTCAAACACCGGACGCGGCTACGTCCTGCGCCGCCTGGTCCGCCGCGTCCTCACGACACTGTGGCGCTCCGATCCCTCACGCACACTCTCCGGCCTGCCCGACGAACTCCTCGGGCACACGCTGGACCACTTCCGGCAACCCCTCGGAACCGGGCCGGTGCGCGAGGTGCTGGTGGACGAGGAACGGCGGTTCGGCAGGCTCCTGGAGCGCGGGCGCCGGGTGCTGGGCCGACCGGAGTTCAACGGCCCGTTGAGCGAAGAGGACTACCACTATCTCCATGACACGCACGGCCTGCCGCGCGAACTCGTCACTACGCTCCGCACGCCCTGA
- a CDS encoding nuclear transport factor 2 family protein, with translation MGTATSPSFDTETLRRGIEGRTPQTLLSLYTDDAELRVVNRNAQPSHPKVLHGRGEIADMLSDVYSRDMTHKLEGCVIQGDHAAYSESCEYADGVRVLSESMITLRDGKISRQILIEAWDE, from the coding sequence ATGGGCACAGCCACGAGCCCCTCGTTCGACACCGAAACACTGCGCCGGGGTATAGAGGGACGGACCCCTCAGACGCTTCTGTCGCTGTACACGGACGACGCGGAGCTGCGCGTCGTGAACCGCAACGCCCAGCCCAGCCACCCCAAGGTGCTGCATGGCCGAGGCGAGATCGCCGACATGCTGAGCGACGTCTACAGCCGCGACATGACGCACAAGCTGGAGGGATGCGTGATCCAGGGTGACCACGCGGCCTACAGCGAGTCCTGTGAGTACGCGGACGGGGTGCGCGTCCTGTCCGAGTCGATGATCACGCTGCGCGACGGCAAGATCTCCCGGCAGATCCTGATCGAGGCGTGGGACGAGTAG
- a CDS encoding type III PLP-dependent enzyme, which translates to MTEPTPAVRDRVLSLPSAELPAYVYDLAALRTHAAAVRGALPERVELYYAAKANPEPEILAALGPYVDGFEVSSGGELAHVAGAVPGRPLAFGGPGKTPDEVTAALEREVERFHVESGYEVRMLAELARRYAPGRRVAVLPRVNLPVADGSLAGSSLAMGGRPTPFGMDPDRAAEVVRALTDGTYPQLELRGVHAHLASGLQAAEQVAVAESIVTWATGLGVPLAEVNVGGGMHVDYADPQGRFDWAAYGKGLARLTEAHPELTLRIEPGRALTAYCGWYATEVLDVKRSHGEEFGVVRGGTHHLRTPATKGHDQPAAVLPVDTWPHPWPRPAAEGERVALSGQLCTPKDLLARHVPAPGLRAGDRVAFSLAGAYAWNISHHDFLMHPRPGFHFLDAAG; encoded by the coding sequence ATGACCGAGCCCACACCCGCGGTCCGCGACCGCGTCCTGTCCCTGCCCTCCGCCGAACTCCCCGCCTACGTCTACGACTTGGCGGCTCTGCGCACCCACGCCGCCGCCGTGCGGGGCGCCCTGCCCGAGCGGGTCGAGCTGTACTACGCCGCCAAGGCCAACCCGGAGCCGGAGATCCTCGCCGCGCTCGGCCCGTACGTCGACGGTTTCGAGGTCTCCTCGGGGGGCGAACTCGCCCATGTCGCGGGGGCGGTGCCGGGCCGCCCGCTCGCCTTCGGAGGGCCCGGCAAGACGCCGGACGAGGTGACGGCCGCGCTGGAGAGGGAAGTCGAGCGCTTCCACGTCGAGAGCGGCTATGAGGTGCGCATGCTGGCCGAGTTGGCCCGGCGGTACGCGCCGGGCCGGCGGGTGGCGGTGCTGCCCCGGGTCAACCTGCCGGTGGCCGACGGATCGTTGGCGGGCAGCTCGCTGGCGATGGGCGGGCGTCCGACACCGTTCGGTATGGACCCGGACCGGGCCGCCGAGGTTGTCCGCGCCCTCACCGACGGGACGTATCCGCAGCTCGAACTGCGGGGCGTCCACGCCCACTTGGCCAGCGGCCTTCAGGCGGCCGAGCAGGTCGCGGTCGCGGAGTCGATCGTGACGTGGGCGACGGGCCTGGGCGTGCCGCTCGCCGAGGTGAACGTCGGCGGCGGCATGCACGTCGACTACGCCGACCCTCAGGGCCGCTTCGACTGGGCCGCGTACGGCAAGGGGCTCGCCCGGCTCACCGAGGCGCACCCGGAGCTGACGCTGCGCATCGAGCCGGGCCGGGCGCTGACGGCGTACTGCGGCTGGTACGCCACCGAGGTGCTGGACGTGAAGCGCAGTCACGGCGAGGAGTTCGGCGTCGTGCGGGGCGGCACGCATCATCTGCGGACCCCGGCGACCAAGGGACACGACCAGCCCGCTGCCGTACTGCCGGTGGACACCTGGCCGCATCCGTGGCCGCGCCCTGCCGCCGAGGGCGAGCGGGTCGCCCTCTCCGGCCAGCTGTGCACGCCGAAGGACCTGCTGGCCCGCCATGTGCCCGCGCCCGGCCTGCGGGCCGGGGACCGGGTGGCGTTCTCGCTGGCGGGGGCCTACGCCTGGAACATCTCCCACCACGACTTCCTGATGCACCCCAGGCCGGGCTTCCACTTCCTGGACGCCGCCGGGTAG
- a CDS encoding IucA/IucC family siderophore biosynthesis protein, whose amino-acid sequence MPSLTDSLGSSSKLSTPEQGGTPVAPAELPAPALPTADEAVAHTLLNCLLREVSGPERQTVVTDGNLLLRLPRRGVLLRVALRRSSLLGAHRFTGPVSEQRDGDWAEVDWRRLAEYTHDELSLRTGVRNEEFLEQIASSHQAVATALAAPRAASSSADPLAPLPAYLASEQSLLFGHRFHPTPKARTGDPRAWSAYAPEVGATFPLRHLAVRADLIAEEYVEALAVAPLDRQRTDVPDGYRLLPAHPWQYETLREHPLLRAALDRGDVLDLGPGGQPFAATASVRTLYDGETFLKFSLNVRITNCLRKNSTYELSGAVALTRVLAPALADLAERFPGSAVLREPAYRTLALPGPDGTPDRELFEGFGVIVREGLPQRLAPATTPLLAAAVADEYPTGAAHISRLLQGADARTALDWWSAYLELLVPPVMSAYFDHGLVLEPHLQNVLVCVDGDGMPAQVLFRDLEGTKLIPDHHEDTLAALPPEVAGPMTYDAQRGWDRVVYCLLVNHIAELLAALADLHPEAEAALWARVRETLRTYADRNGCPPRLAALLAGVPLPAKANLLTRWERKADREAGYVRLPSPLAEDILRDTSGSAAR is encoded by the coding sequence ATGCCCTCCCTGACCGACTCCCTCGGGAGCTCCTCCAAGCTCTCCACGCCCGAGCAGGGCGGTACTCCCGTCGCCCCCGCCGAACTGCCGGCGCCCGCACTGCCCACCGCCGACGAAGCGGTGGCCCACACCCTGCTCAACTGCCTGCTGCGCGAGGTGTCCGGCCCCGAACGCCAGACGGTCGTCACGGACGGCAACCTGCTGCTGCGCCTGCCCCGCCGCGGGGTCCTCCTGCGCGTCGCCCTGCGCCGGTCCTCGCTCCTCGGGGCGCACCGGTTCACCGGCCCGGTCAGCGAACAGCGCGACGGCGACTGGGCGGAGGTGGACTGGCGGCGTCTGGCCGAGTACACGCACGACGAGCTGTCGCTGCGTACGGGCGTGCGCAACGAGGAGTTCCTGGAGCAGATCGCCTCCAGCCACCAGGCCGTGGCGACCGCGCTGGCCGCCCCGCGCGCGGCCTCGTCCTCGGCCGACCCCCTCGCCCCTCTCCCCGCCTACCTCGCCTCCGAGCAGTCCCTCCTGTTCGGCCACCGCTTCCACCCCACCCCCAAGGCCCGCACCGGCGACCCGCGCGCCTGGTCCGCGTACGCCCCGGAGGTCGGGGCCACCTTCCCGCTGCGGCACCTCGCCGTGCGCGCCGACCTGATCGCCGAGGAGTACGTCGAAGCCTTGGCCGTCGCCCCGCTGGACCGGCAGCGCACGGACGTCCCCGACGGCTACCGTCTGCTGCCCGCCCACCCCTGGCAGTACGAGACGCTCCGTGAGCACCCGTTGTTGCGCGCGGCCCTCGACCGCGGCGACGTCCTCGACCTCGGCCCGGGCGGGCAGCCCTTCGCCGCGACGGCGTCGGTCCGCACCCTGTACGACGGCGAGACGTTCCTGAAGTTCAGCCTGAACGTGCGGATCACCAACTGCCTGCGCAAGAACAGCACTTACGAGCTGTCGGGAGCCGTCGCCCTCACCCGTGTCCTGGCCCCGGCGCTCGCCGACCTGGCCGAGCGTTTCCCCGGCAGCGCGGTGCTCCGCGAGCCCGCCTACCGTACGCTCGCCCTCCCCGGCCCGGACGGCACGCCGGACCGCGAGCTGTTCGAGGGCTTCGGCGTCATCGTCCGCGAAGGCCTCCCGCAGCGCCTCGCACCGGCCACCACTCCCCTGCTGGCGGCCGCGGTGGCCGACGAGTACCCGACCGGCGCCGCGCACATCTCCCGCCTCCTTCAGGGCGCGGACGCCCGCACCGCCCTCGACTGGTGGTCGGCGTATCTGGAGCTGCTCGTCCCGCCGGTCATGTCCGCCTACTTCGACCACGGCCTGGTCCTGGAGCCGCACCTGCAGAACGTCCTGGTCTGTGTGGACGGCGACGGCATGCCGGCCCAGGTCCTCTTCCGCGACCTGGAGGGCACCAAGCTGATCCCCGACCACCACGAGGACACCCTCGCCGCGCTGCCGCCCGAGGTCGCGGGCCCGATGACGTACGACGCACAGCGCGGCTGGGACCGGGTCGTCTACTGCCTGCTGGTCAACCACATCGCCGAGCTGCTCGCCGCGCTCGCCGATCTGCACCCCGAGGCGGAGGCCGCGCTGTGGGCGCGGGTGCGTGAAACGCTGCGGACGTACGCCGACCGGAACGGCTGCCCGCCCCGTCTCGCCGCCCTGCTCGCCGGGGTACCGCTGCCCGCCAAGGCCAACCTGCTCACCCGCTGGGAGCGCAAGGCCGACCGCGAGGCCGGTTACGTCCGGCTGCCGTCCCCCCTCGCCGAGGACATCCTGCGCGACACGAGCGGAAGTGCTGCCCGATGA
- a CDS encoding MFS transporter, with protein sequence MTVQTLRMPRTGSRRGHVHAVAGCYFVASFAALGLPPYLTQILPELGDRGARWAGVLYIVPTVFGALGAPLWGRLADRFGRKRLLLRAQLGLTVSFLLAGWADSLATFTVALVLQGILGGTFAASNGYLGAALEGPALSKALTLMQGSARAALVVAPIVVGSLSGWLSPHRQYALLAVLPLTAALLLAALPEPEPVEQRETKRETTDDTPAVVSLRALYALEFAFVFSTVISFPYLIALVDDRLPGTSPALSGVLFALPHLVYLVAALAVHAAFHNRPRAGIALGFACIALGLAGHGVAGSLTTLIAVRLLLGAGLTLGLVCLSVLAADCARGRAPGGMFGSLEFFSKAGAVAAGVAAAVGSARFGPAAPVLTGGAAAALTVVVILLPALNHRTRRSR encoded by the coding sequence ATGACCGTGCAGACTCTGCGGATGCCGCGCACCGGGAGCCGACGCGGGCACGTGCACGCGGTGGCCGGCTGCTACTTCGTGGCCTCGTTCGCCGCGCTCGGCCTGCCGCCGTATCTCACCCAGATCCTGCCGGAGCTGGGCGACCGGGGTGCCCGCTGGGCGGGCGTGCTCTACATCGTGCCGACCGTGTTCGGTGCGCTCGGCGCCCCGCTGTGGGGACGGCTCGCGGACCGGTTCGGCCGCAAACGGCTGCTGCTGCGCGCCCAGTTGGGACTCACCGTGTCCTTCCTGCTCGCGGGCTGGGCGGACTCGCTGGCCACGTTCACGGTGGCGCTGGTGCTCCAGGGCATCCTGGGCGGCACGTTCGCCGCATCCAACGGCTATCTGGGCGCCGCTCTGGAGGGCCCCGCGCTGTCCAAGGCGCTCACCCTGATGCAGGGAAGCGCCCGGGCCGCGCTGGTGGTCGCGCCGATCGTGGTCGGCTCGCTGTCCGGCTGGCTCTCCCCGCACCGGCAGTACGCCCTGCTCGCCGTACTGCCGCTGACGGCCGCCCTGTTGCTCGCGGCGCTGCCCGAACCCGAGCCCGTCGAGCAGCGTGAAACCAAGCGCGAGACAACTGACGACACGCCTGCGGTGGTCTCGCTCAGGGCGCTGTACGCGCTGGAGTTCGCCTTCGTGTTCTCCACCGTCATCTCCTTCCCCTATCTGATCGCGCTCGTCGACGACCGTCTCCCGGGGACCTCGCCGGCGCTGTCCGGTGTGCTGTTCGCGCTGCCCCACCTGGTCTATCTGGTGGCGGCGCTGGCGGTGCACGCCGCGTTCCACAACCGGCCGCGGGCCGGGATCGCGCTCGGCTTCGCCTGTATCGCGCTCGGGCTCGCCGGGCACGGCGTCGCCGGTTCCCTGACCACGCTGATCGCCGTACGGCTGCTGCTCGGCGCGGGGCTCACCCTCGGCCTGGTGTGTCTGTCGGTGTTGGCCGCCGACTGCGCGAGGGGCCGTGCGCCGGGCGGGATGTTCGGTTCGCTGGAGTTCTTCTCCAAGGCCGGCGCGGTCGCCGCCGGCGTGGCCGCGGCGGTGGGCAGCGCCCGCTTCGGACCGGCCGCCCCCGTGCTGACCGGCGGTGCCGCTGCCGCCCTCACCGTCGTCGTGATTCTTCTCCCCGCACTGAACCACCGCACCCGCCGGAGCCGCTGA
- a CDS encoding IucA/IucC family protein has translation MTAPPLTDTCEAELLTRVLSALLREDVVGLRTKGTLTQRPDGPWIRLAATSDDALLLPVTEDGYQCEYAARLPLLVRESDGAELTSCDSVLSALRALAESQDQGGFDAFAEECRQTLATLRLHAATRTEVMDRIGNRIGLGGTLAYETLAARIDHPVYPTARGRSGLTEEQLRAYAPEFHPRFALRWLAVPRESVTLAGALPQSWPTPATLGLPGVRDTHVALPVHPLTVDALSAAGLPEGAVFSDRAHLEVVPTLSMRTVATVADPALHLKLPLATSTLGLRNKRTVKPGTLIDGAAGQRLLQAVIAREPRFRDTVLHADETTYAHAGHELLAVLCRRYPAGLDDSVVVPLAALLAEAPDGRPVVGHLADRFYGGDPLALLDALLTLLFDWQTTLFGYGIALESHQQNISVVLRPGNLRLLFKDNDGPRINTERLAAVLPGPWDFDDARIFGTDDGPVADVFATITVHLCAGSYAFGLTGHRQALLDLIRDRLTEAVDRLGGDAGAVLRARVLDAPRLPVKAMVTAGTLLSKERSGAADINKHYTTGPNYLLPGGGSA, from the coding sequence GTGACCGCACCGCCCCTGACGGACACCTGCGAGGCGGAGCTGCTCACCCGGGTGCTCAGCGCCCTGCTGCGCGAGGACGTGGTCGGGCTGCGCACGAAGGGCACGCTGACGCAGCGGCCGGACGGTCCCTGGATACGCCTGGCGGCCACAAGCGACGACGCCCTGTTGCTGCCCGTCACCGAGGACGGCTACCAGTGCGAGTACGCCGCCCGGCTGCCGCTCCTCGTGCGTGAGTCGGACGGTGCCGAGCTGACGTCGTGCGACTCCGTGCTGAGCGCGCTGCGTGCGCTGGCCGAGTCGCAGGACCAGGGCGGCTTCGACGCCTTCGCCGAGGAGTGCCGGCAGACGCTGGCCACCCTGCGGCTGCACGCAGCGACGCGTACGGAGGTCATGGACAGGATCGGGAACCGGATCGGGCTCGGCGGGACTCTGGCGTACGAGACCCTCGCCGCCCGCATCGACCATCCCGTCTACCCGACCGCGCGCGGCCGCTCCGGGCTGACCGAGGAGCAACTGCGCGCGTACGCCCCGGAGTTCCATCCGCGTTTCGCACTGCGCTGGCTCGCCGTGCCCCGGGAGTCGGTCACCCTGGCCGGCGCACTCCCGCAGTCCTGGCCCACGCCCGCGACGCTCGGACTGCCCGGGGTGCGGGACACCCATGTGGCCCTGCCCGTCCATCCGTTGACCGTCGACGCGCTGTCGGCCGCCGGTCTCCCCGAGGGCGCGGTGTTCTCCGACCGCGCCCACCTGGAGGTCGTGCCGACCCTGTCGATGCGTACCGTCGCCACGGTCGCGGATCCCGCACTGCACCTCAAACTCCCCCTCGCCACCTCCACGTTGGGCCTGCGCAACAAGCGGACCGTCAAGCCCGGCACGCTGATCGACGGCGCGGCCGGACAGCGGCTCCTTCAAGCCGTGATCGCCCGGGAGCCCCGCTTCCGGGACACGGTCCTGCACGCCGACGAGACGACGTACGCGCACGCCGGTCACGAGCTGCTGGCGGTCCTGTGCCGCCGCTACCCGGCCGGGCTCGACGACTCGGTGGTCGTACCGCTGGCGGCCCTGCTCGCCGAGGCACCCGACGGGCGGCCGGTCGTCGGCCACCTCGCCGACCGCTTCTACGGCGGCGACCCGCTCGCCCTGCTGGACGCCCTCCTGACGCTGCTGTTCGACTGGCAGACGACGCTGTTCGGGTACGGCATCGCGCTGGAGTCGCACCAGCAGAACATCTCGGTGGTGCTGCGGCCGGGGAATCTGCGGCTGCTGTTCAAGGACAACGACGGGCCGCGTATCAACACCGAGCGGCTGGCCGCCGTGCTCCCCGGGCCGTGGGACTTCGACGACGCGCGGATCTTCGGTACGGACGACGGGCCGGTCGCCGACGTGTTCGCCACCATCACGGTCCATCTGTGCGCGGGGTCCTACGCGTTCGGGCTCACCGGACACCGCCAGGCCCTGCTGGACCTCATCCGTGACCGGCTGACGGAGGCGGTGGACCGGCTCGGCGGCGACGCGGGGGCTGTCCTGCGCGCCCGCGTGCTGGACGCGCCGCGACTGCCGGTGAAGGCGATGGTGACGGCCGGGACACTCCTGTCCAAGGAGCGTTCGGGCGCCGCCGACATCAACAAGCACTACACGACCGGCCCCAACTACCTTCTGCCGGGCGGTGGTTCGGCATGA
- a CDS encoding acetyl-CoA carboxylase biotin carboxylase subunit family protein yields the protein MRLYLLALNPTDSVTEGFLPAAARLGLDVTVLTDQPEAHRRVYPDVEILQCDVRDFRAVITRISTHHRPDAVFTNSDHLQTQAALAAAYFGLPGKDWRATLRCKDKAEMRRRLATAGVDTVWSAELTEPVAPGDAPYPCVVKPREGVASEDVVLVDGPEELVTRTKAILERRPGAVLVVEEYLPGDLFTLETLGDGSLRHVLGGFHTELSPPPYFIEERLTFVPAHPEPVVAQVLEQLDALGVGFGACHTEFVVHDGRARIIEVNYRAIGDQCDLLLARLLEIPLFEHILRTHLGDPLPADLGTRRDGAARLEYPCADRAGTLIGAPAATDLTVDGVHLTYRPLRAVGERHELYGTNRDYLGVLRASGTDQPTVDRVVADFLAERRWEIQP from the coding sequence ATGCGCCTGTACCTGCTCGCGCTCAATCCGACCGACTCCGTCACCGAGGGCTTCCTGCCCGCCGCGGCCCGGCTGGGCCTGGACGTCACCGTCCTGACCGACCAGCCCGAGGCCCACCGCCGCGTCTACCCGGACGTCGAGATCCTGCAGTGCGACGTCCGTGACTTCCGCGCCGTGATCACCCGGATCTCGACGCACCACCGGCCCGACGCCGTCTTCACCAACAGCGACCACCTCCAGACCCAGGCCGCCCTGGCCGCCGCCTACTTCGGACTCCCCGGCAAGGACTGGCGGGCCACCCTGCGCTGCAAGGACAAGGCCGAGATGCGCCGCCGGCTCGCGACGGCCGGCGTGGACACCGTGTGGTCGGCCGAGCTGACCGAACCGGTCGCGCCCGGCGACGCGCCGTACCCCTGTGTGGTCAAGCCGCGTGAGGGCGTGGCCTCCGAGGACGTGGTCCTCGTCGACGGCCCCGAAGAACTGGTGACGCGTACCAAGGCCATCCTGGAGCGCCGACCGGGTGCCGTCCTCGTCGTAGAGGAGTACCTGCCGGGCGACCTGTTCACCCTGGAGACCCTCGGCGACGGCAGCCTCCGCCATGTGCTGGGCGGCTTCCACACCGAGCTGTCGCCACCGCCGTACTTCATCGAGGAGCGTCTCACCTTCGTTCCCGCCCACCCCGAGCCGGTCGTCGCGCAGGTCCTGGAGCAACTGGACGCGCTGGGCGTCGGGTTCGGCGCCTGCCACACCGAGTTCGTGGTGCACGACGGGCGGGCGCGGATCATCGAGGTCAACTACCGTGCCATCGGCGACCAGTGCGATCTGCTGCTGGCCCGGCTGCTGGAGATCCCGCTCTTCGAGCACATCCTGCGCACCCACCTCGGCGACCCCCTCCCGGCCGACCTGGGCACCCGTCGCGACGGCGCGGCTCGCCTGGAGTACCCGTGCGCCGACCGCGCCGGCACGCTGATCGGCGCCCCCGCGGCCACCGACCTCACGGTCGACGGCGTGCATCTGACGTACCGTCCCCTGCGTGCGGTGGGCGAGCGGCACGAGCTGTACGGGACCAACCGCGACTACCTCGGCGTCCTGCGGGCCTCCGGCACCGACCAGCCGACCGTGGACCGGGTGGTGGCCGACTTCCTGGCCGAGCGGCGCTGGGAGATCCAGCCGTGA
- a CDS encoding ABC transporter substrate-binding protein gives MRSPLRGIGRLLAVLLSVLLGTAVLAACGSEDSSDKTDAAKAAGDSSAFPRTVKTVMGDVKIPSQPKRVVVLDTGELDDVTLLGIDPVGAVAPHFKTSGGFPTYLDGELKNTVDVGPLLEPNLEKIASLKPDLILSSKVRHEKVYDKLSAIAPTVFTETTGGVWKENLKVHAEALGLEKEATAKLKEYETQAKALGAAIKKKDGGTMPTASVVRFIAGPTRLYQTNSYSGVVLNDIGFQRPKSQISSDPEVTMKDVSPEEIDQADADLIFVTAADAEDKTQKKQVVSNPVWKDLPAVKDGKVFEVPDETWMSGIGVQAAEEMLKDVAKATGVELPAK, from the coding sequence ATGCGCTCTCCCCTGCGCGGAATCGGCCGGCTTCTCGCCGTGCTGCTCTCCGTCCTGCTCGGTACGGCCGTTCTGGCCGCCTGTGGCAGCGAGGACTCCTCCGACAAGACCGACGCGGCCAAGGCCGCGGGCGACAGCTCCGCCTTCCCGCGCACCGTCAAGACCGTGATGGGCGACGTGAAGATCCCGTCCCAGCCGAAGCGGGTCGTCGTGCTCGACACCGGTGAGCTGGACGACGTCACCCTGCTCGGCATCGACCCGGTCGGCGCGGTCGCCCCGCACTTCAAGACTTCAGGCGGCTTCCCGACGTACCTGGACGGCGAGCTCAAGAACACCGTCGACGTCGGTCCGCTGCTGGAGCCGAACCTGGAGAAGATCGCCTCGCTGAAGCCCGATCTGATCCTGTCCTCCAAGGTCCGGCACGAGAAGGTCTACGACAAGCTCAGCGCCATCGCCCCGACCGTCTTCACCGAGACCACCGGCGGTGTCTGGAAGGAGAACCTGAAGGTCCACGCCGAGGCGCTGGGCCTGGAGAAGGAGGCCACGGCCAAGCTGAAGGAGTACGAGACGCAGGCCAAGGCGCTCGGTGCGGCCATCAAGAAGAAGGACGGCGGCACCATGCCGACCGCGTCCGTGGTCCGCTTCATCGCCGGTCCGACCCGCCTGTACCAGACCAACTCCTACAGCGGTGTCGTCCTGAACGACATCGGCTTCCAGCGGCCCAAGTCGCAGATCTCCAGCGACCCCGAGGTCACGATGAAGGACGTCAGCCCCGAGGAGATCGACCAGGCCGACGCCGACCTGATCTTCGTCACGGCCGCCGACGCGGAGGACAAGACCCAGAAGAAGCAGGTCGTCTCCAACCCGGTGTGGAAGGACCTCCCGGCCGTGAAGGACGGCAAGGTCTTCGAGGTGCCGGACGAGACGTGGATGTCCGGCATCGGCGTCCAGGCCGCCGAGGAGATGCTCAAGGACGTGGCGAAGGCCACCGGCGTGGAGCTCCCGGCGAAGTAG